A genomic window from Streptomyces sp. MST-110588 includes:
- a CDS encoding adenylate kinase, whose product MRIVLVGPPGAGKGTQAAYLAKNLAIPHVSTGDLFRANISQGTPLGVKAKSYMDAGNLVPDEVTIGMAEDRISQPDAEGGFLLDGFPRNLKQAEALDGYLKDKGITLDAVLDLEVPEDEVVKRIAGRRICRSDSSHVFHVEYKKPAREGVCDVCGGELYQRDDDREDTVRKRLEVYHTETEPIIDYYKAQDLVVTIPALGEVEEVTRRAMAALGRDE is encoded by the coding sequence ATGCGAATCGTCCTCGTCGGGCCCCCGGGGGCCGGCAAGGGTACGCAGGCCGCGTACCTTGCCAAGAACCTCGCGATCCCGCACGTCTCCACGGGGGACCTTTTCCGCGCGAACATCAGCCAGGGCACGCCGCTGGGCGTCAAGGCGAAGTCCTACATGGACGCCGGCAACCTGGTCCCGGACGAGGTCACCATCGGCATGGCCGAGGACCGTATCTCCCAGCCGGACGCCGAGGGCGGTTTCCTGCTGGACGGCTTCCCGCGCAACCTCAAGCAGGCCGAGGCGCTGGACGGCTACCTGAAGGACAAGGGCATCACGCTGGACGCCGTCCTGGACCTGGAGGTCCCCGAGGACGAGGTCGTCAAGCGGATCGCCGGCCGCCGGATCTGCCGCAGCGACTCCTCGCACGTCTTCCACGTCGAGTACAAGAAGCCGGCCCGTGAGGGCGTGTGCGACGTGTGCGGCGGCGAGCTGTACCAGCGCGACGACGACCGTGAGGACACGGTGCGCAAGCGCCTGGAGGTCTACCACACGGAGACCGAGCCGATCATCGACTACTACAAGGCGCAGGACCTGGTCGTGACGATCCCGGCGCTCGGTGAGGTCGAAGAGGTCACCCGGCGCGCCATGGCGGCCCTGGGCCGCGACGAGTAG